In one window of Allorhodopirellula heiligendammensis DNA:
- a CDS encoding heavy metal translocating P-type ATPase, whose amino-acid sequence MHQKSLSLRIHGMDCAEEVALLKRELVPLLGSDERLGFDVLRGKLSVDLSQTSVRSADIMTAIQRTGLRAEGWNEGASETSDRISKEQRQRAIFTAVSGTMGLAGFILASLWPTIANTASPIAITCYLLSILAGLYPVLPKAWRSAVTRRPDMNLLMSVAVLGAIALGEWFEGATVAFLFSLSLLLESWSIGRARRAIATLLDLSPPIAHVRLASGDVQDMRPDEVTIGSILVIRPGEKIPLDGRVTKGASDVDQSAVTGESLPVNKQSGDELFAGTVNGDGLLEMESTTAADNTTLARIIRMVGDAHSKRAPSEKWVEKFAAIYTPIVMLLAILMFLIPPLAFAGAWSDWLYRSLVLLVIACPCALVISTPVSVVAALAAAARNGVLIKGGVHIETPARLKAIAMDKTGTLTQGTPTIVDVVPFPGHERVDLLSRAAALEINSNHPLARAIVEEANHGKIAIPAVEHFQTTQGMGASGSIDGKTYWLGSHRYLVHRKLETPEIHDQLEAAQQAGRTVVVVGDETQVYGFITLADVIRKESRQVIQQLHATGVEHVVMLTGDNAGTANAIADQAGIDEVHAELLPADKVAAMEMLVQRYDQVAMIGDGVNDAPALARASLGIAMGAAGSDAAIETADIALMSDDLSKLPWLIHHSQRTLRIIRQNITFALGIKILFVILTFSGHASLWAAIAADMGASLLVIANGLRLLRADHNNC is encoded by the coding sequence ATGCATCAAAAATCGCTTTCTCTTCGGATTCACGGAATGGATTGCGCCGAGGAGGTGGCGTTGTTGAAACGTGAACTGGTCCCGCTCTTGGGCAGTGACGAACGACTCGGTTTTGACGTCCTCCGCGGTAAACTTTCCGTCGATCTGTCCCAGACGTCGGTACGGTCCGCAGATATCATGACTGCGATCCAACGAACAGGCTTGAGAGCGGAAGGATGGAACGAGGGGGCGAGCGAGACCAGTGACAGAATTTCCAAGGAGCAGCGTCAGCGTGCAATTTTCACCGCCGTCAGCGGAACGATGGGATTGGCCGGATTCATCCTCGCATCGCTCTGGCCAACGATAGCCAACACTGCTTCGCCCATTGCGATTACTTGCTACCTGTTGAGTATCTTGGCGGGTTTGTATCCGGTTCTGCCGAAAGCATGGCGGTCGGCGGTCACGCGACGGCCGGACATGAATCTGCTGATGTCCGTGGCGGTTTTGGGAGCAATCGCGCTTGGCGAATGGTTCGAGGGAGCGACGGTCGCCTTCCTATTCTCGCTATCGTTGCTATTAGAGTCTTGGAGCATCGGACGTGCGCGACGTGCGATCGCCACATTGCTGGATCTATCACCGCCGATCGCACATGTGCGTCTCGCGTCTGGGGACGTTCAAGACATGCGACCGGACGAGGTGACAATCGGTTCCATCCTCGTCATCCGCCCCGGTGAGAAAATCCCATTGGATGGGCGGGTGACCAAGGGCGCTAGCGATGTCGATCAGTCCGCCGTTACCGGCGAGAGCCTCCCAGTGAACAAGCAAAGCGGTGACGAACTCTTCGCGGGAACGGTCAATGGCGATGGTTTGTTGGAGATGGAGAGTACCACAGCGGCCGACAACACCACGCTTGCTCGCATCATCAGGATGGTCGGAGACGCCCATTCGAAACGGGCCCCTTCGGAGAAATGGGTTGAGAAGTTTGCTGCCATCTACACGCCGATCGTGATGCTGCTAGCGATACTCATGTTCCTCATCCCGCCACTGGCTTTTGCGGGTGCTTGGTCGGATTGGCTGTACCGATCTTTAGTACTGCTGGTGATCGCCTGCCCCTGCGCTTTGGTCATTTCGACTCCGGTCAGTGTCGTCGCTGCGCTGGCCGCAGCAGCTCGCAACGGGGTGCTGATCAAAGGCGGGGTGCACATCGAGACGCCAGCTCGATTGAAGGCCATTGCGATGGACAAGACCGGCACGCTGACACAGGGTACACCAACTATCGTGGACGTCGTCCCCTTTCCTGGTCATGAGAGGGTCGATCTGTTGTCACGAGCCGCAGCTTTGGAGATCAACAGCAATCATCCGCTCGCCCGTGCCATCGTGGAAGAAGCGAATCACGGCAAGATTGCGATCCCTGCCGTCGAGCATTTCCAGACGACCCAAGGCATGGGAGCGTCCGGTAGCATTGACGGGAAAACCTATTGGCTGGGCTCCCATCGATATCTCGTACATCGAAAACTAGAAACGCCTGAAATTCACGACCAGCTCGAGGCAGCCCAGCAGGCCGGTCGCACCGTCGTCGTCGTGGGAGATGAAACACAGGTTTACGGATTCATTACCTTGGCTGACGTAATTCGGAAAGAATCGCGTCAGGTGATCCAACAGCTGCATGCAACCGGTGTCGAGCATGTCGTCATGCTGACGGGTGATAATGCGGGCACAGCCAACGCCATTGCTGATCAAGCTGGCATCGATGAAGTTCATGCGGAGCTTTTACCCGCCGACAAAGTCGCGGCGATGGAGATGCTGGTGCAACGATACGACCAGGTCGCCATGATTGGCGATGGTGTTAACGACGCGCCAGCTCTCGCTCGCGCTTCGCTCGGCATTGCCATGGGGGCTGCGGGGAGTGACGCTGCGATCGAAACCGCGGACATCGCGTTGATGTCCGACGATCTGTCGAAACTGCCGTGGCTGATCCATCACTCCCAACGTACGCTCCGCATCATTCGCCAAAATATAACCTTCGCCCTGGGCATCAAGATTCTATTCGTCATCTTGACCTTCTCGGGCCATGCATCATTGTGGGCAGCGATCGCCGCCGACATGGGAGCCTCGCTGCTGGTGATCGCCAATGGGCTGCGGTTGCTGCGTGCGGATCATAACAACTGCTAA
- a CDS encoding TolC family protein yields the protein MATFAKTGVLTRRTKRSLLLASLGLTTTLSFTTGCASLRPHGVFSDPSAVEVEPSKDTVAGPAIASSTPEDGDAAHSLEVTPVGYTGDVLSPLSDTPTSGAVELDPKSPGTTPEELLTSFSDLIALGSDVSAVGSATAATNDVNASLVNSEGLTLEALESIALSNNPTIAELEATTQKAAGFKTQVGLRANPTVGYNGNQLADVKTDQHTIFISQTIITADKLQLNRNVLNEALRSQLMRLEAQKYRVATDIRITFYTALAAQRRLNLIREFQSVADKGLELAELRKQGQEGSQLDVVQAEVQKNEIDLLLQQVEVRYQAAWRELAALAGRPELQTVALVGELPTSAEDLDWDDVASMMVVSSPEYQAAQAKVSQARANISRQDVQKIPNLDLNLGAGSDQATGNGLINFVVGAPIPVFNRNQGNMSAALAEYVRACREVERVQNSIRQRLAVASSDYGSSRVAVDRYSKLILPNAAESLKLAEIAYKAGETSFVQVLVARRTYFDTNLRYLSAQTLLAQSRARVDGYVLTGGLNPVVDASGDTSLRGEALSQQ from the coding sequence ATGGCTACATTCGCAAAGACCGGCGTTCTAACCCGGCGGACTAAGCGTTCGCTGTTGCTAGCTTCGCTGGGGCTGACGACCACGCTCAGTTTCACGACCGGCTGCGCGTCGCTGCGCCCGCACGGCGTATTCTCGGATCCATCCGCGGTCGAGGTGGAGCCCAGTAAAGATACTGTTGCCGGCCCGGCAATCGCGAGCTCCACGCCGGAGGACGGCGATGCAGCTCACTCTCTGGAGGTTACACCGGTTGGCTACACGGGCGATGTCCTGTCACCGCTTTCAGATACCCCCACGAGCGGAGCTGTCGAGCTGGATCCTAAATCACCGGGAACCACTCCGGAGGAGCTGCTCACATCATTCAGTGACTTGATCGCATTGGGTTCGGACGTGTCCGCCGTCGGTTCGGCAACCGCAGCCACGAATGATGTGAACGCGTCCCTCGTAAACTCAGAGGGTCTCACGCTCGAGGCGCTCGAGTCGATTGCACTTTCAAACAATCCCACGATCGCAGAGCTGGAGGCGACGACGCAAAAAGCGGCGGGATTCAAGACTCAGGTCGGTTTGCGTGCCAACCCAACGGTCGGCTACAACGGCAACCAGCTCGCCGATGTCAAAACCGATCAACATACGATATTCATCTCGCAAACCATCATCACGGCAGACAAACTGCAGCTCAATCGCAATGTGCTCAACGAGGCATTGCGGTCACAACTGATGCGACTGGAAGCTCAGAAATACCGGGTGGCGACGGATATCCGGATCACTTTTTATACCGCCCTTGCCGCTCAGCGACGGCTCAATCTGATTCGAGAATTTCAATCGGTCGCTGACAAGGGGCTAGAGCTTGCCGAGTTGCGTAAGCAGGGGCAGGAGGGTTCGCAACTCGATGTGGTGCAAGCGGAGGTGCAGAAGAACGAGATCGACCTATTACTACAGCAGGTGGAGGTGCGCTACCAGGCTGCTTGGCGCGAACTCGCCGCCCTGGCTGGACGACCTGAACTGCAGACTGTCGCATTGGTAGGTGAATTGCCTACCAGCGCCGAAGATTTGGATTGGGACGATGTTGCATCGATGATGGTCGTCTCCAGTCCCGAGTATCAGGCTGCCCAGGCCAAGGTCTCCCAGGCGCGAGCAAACATCTCGCGTCAGGATGTCCAAAAAATCCCCAACCTGGACTTGAATCTGGGGGCAGGCTCGGATCAGGCTACCGGGAATGGGCTGATCAACTTTGTGGTCGGAGCACCGATTCCTGTTTTTAATCGCAACCAGGGGAATATGTCGGCAGCCTTGGCTGAGTATGTGCGGGCTTGCCGAGAGGTCGAGCGGGTACAGAACTCGATCCGGCAGCGTTTAGCCGTCGCCTCAAGCGATTACGGATCGTCGCGTGTCGCGGTGGACCGCTATTCAAAATTAATTTTGCCGAACGCCGCCGAATCGCTAAAATTAGCTGAGATTGCGTACAAGGCTGGCGAAACCAGTTTCGTCCAGGTATTGGTGGCGCGACGGACCTACTTCGATACCAACCTGCGGTATCTCTCCGCCCAAACGCTCTTGGCCCAGTCGCGCGCTCGCGTCGATGGGTATGTGCTGACAGGCGGCTTGAACCCCGTGGTCGATGCCAGCGGCGATACCAGTTTGCGTGGCGAAGCACTTAGCCAGCAGTAA
- a CDS encoding tyrosine-type recombinase/integrase, producing MFRHATGQWAKKVRGKTHYFGTDKDSAAERWYKEKDALYAGETPKSRNKGPTITELANVFNASQRQRHETTGKPGLRHIELCERTIRRLIGFVGADCNISSLGPDDYAKIKLRLFEPVKRTKPVRGKVFGRQVARRSPETVAGDVRRIKTFLNWCHDSEYIAAPRFGNKFPNETEVAVTKASLKQQSENRKDIAAGDILALINAARVNFKPLIWLAINSGIGNADIAAIEWDDIATIDDNESWIDLPRLKTGAPRRFILWPETKFAIKEYLAIRNYSGERYKHLVFLTSQNLPWVRGKGDKDHVDSIGTVFAKLRDDCGVKGATFYGLRRTFATIGCESLDFAAVKVLMGHVKDKRDMTSRYAQGVGDERIKAVTDHVRQWVLNGAEVAK from the coding sequence TTGTTCCGGCACGCAACTGGGCAGTGGGCTAAAAAGGTGCGTGGTAAGACGCACTACTTCGGCACTGATAAGGATTCCGCTGCGGAACGCTGGTACAAGGAGAAAGATGCCCTGTATGCCGGTGAGACCCCCAAGAGCCGCAACAAGGGTCCGACGATCACGGAGCTGGCGAACGTGTTCAACGCGTCGCAGCGGCAGCGGCACGAGACCACAGGCAAGCCTGGCCTGCGTCACATCGAACTGTGCGAACGGACGATCCGCCGGCTGATTGGTTTCGTCGGGGCTGATTGCAATATCTCGAGCCTGGGGCCGGATGATTACGCGAAAATCAAGCTGCGCCTGTTTGAACCGGTCAAGCGAACCAAACCGGTGCGAGGGAAGGTATTTGGCCGGCAGGTAGCACGGCGATCACCCGAGACAGTTGCCGGGGATGTTCGCAGGATCAAGACGTTTCTGAACTGGTGCCACGATTCCGAGTACATCGCCGCGCCGAGATTCGGGAATAAGTTTCCCAACGAAACCGAAGTTGCTGTAACTAAGGCATCACTCAAGCAGCAGTCAGAGAACCGCAAGGACATTGCTGCAGGGGACATCCTAGCCCTGATCAATGCCGCTCGAGTCAACTTTAAGCCGCTCATCTGGCTGGCAATCAATTCAGGGATCGGGAACGCCGATATTGCCGCGATCGAGTGGGACGACATTGCCACGATTGACGACAATGAAAGCTGGATTGATTTGCCGCGATTGAAGACTGGCGCCCCCCGTCGGTTTATCCTCTGGCCAGAGACGAAGTTTGCGATCAAGGAGTATCTCGCGATCCGGAACTACTCAGGCGAGCGATACAAGCACTTGGTGTTCCTGACATCGCAGAATCTCCCCTGGGTTCGCGGCAAAGGTGACAAGGATCATGTTGATTCCATCGGTACCGTGTTCGCCAAGCTCCGCGATGATTGTGGAGTGAAGGGGGCGACGTTCTACGGGCTGCGTCGCACGTTCGCAACTATCGGCTGCGAGTCGCTCGACTTTGCCGCCGTGAAGGTCTTGATGGGGCACGTAAAGGATAAACGAGATATGACAAGCCGATACGCTCAGGGAGTCGGTGACGAGCGGATAAAGGCTGTCACAGACCATGTTCGCCAATGGGTACTCAACGGCGCGGAGGTGGCGAAATGA
- a CDS encoding type IA DNA topoisomerase codes for MSSSLSTTLSRLVNCARALASSDYSVRSKSYNPTDDDWTLGRSDEPMHYNGSWPTIIQFSREVLAATITNIDKALELLPQAEELSPDASPLNRWKPRVKKTLLCLNAEISRHCDGTPDVRSFVSHGRLPEAWLEWVADLDEYIIELESIEERELPTLSENDIAILTEMCAIGADKNSPITRAALIERLNWGSESKRAMDNLKKVGYVKSVGKLGFIITDSGEERAKTLG; via the coding sequence ATGAGCAGCAGCCTCTCAACAACGCTGTCACGGCTAGTGAACTGCGCGCGAGCATTGGCGTCAAGTGACTATTCTGTCCGCAGCAAATCCTACAACCCGACGGATGACGACTGGACGCTGGGGCGTTCGGATGAGCCGATGCACTACAACGGATCATGGCCGACGATTATTCAGTTTTCGCGTGAGGTCCTGGCAGCGACTATCACCAACATCGACAAGGCACTGGAGCTACTGCCGCAAGCTGAAGAACTATCCCCCGATGCGTCACCACTGAATCGATGGAAGCCACGCGTAAAAAAGACATTGCTGTGCCTAAACGCGGAGATCTCGCGACACTGCGACGGCACACCTGACGTGCGGTCGTTCGTCTCGCATGGCCGACTGCCAGAGGCGTGGCTGGAATGGGTGGCTGATCTCGATGAGTACATCATCGAACTGGAAAGTATTGAGGAACGCGAATTGCCTACACTATCTGAAAATGATATTGCAATTCTCACGGAGATGTGTGCCATCGGCGCCGATAAGAACTCCCCGATCACACGAGCAGCACTAATCGAGCGACTGAACTGGGGATCCGAAAGCAAGCGAGCGATGGACAATCTAAAGAAAGTTGGCTACGTAAAGTCAGTAGGAAAGCTTGGGTTCATTATCACGGATTCCGGCGAAGAACGTGCTAAAACGCTAGGCTAG
- a CDS encoding helix-turn-helix domain-containing protein, with translation MKTQHSEKQYLGTGEVAEIIGMSIQKVRALCESGRLPAVNTSAATRPRWTIRRCDLDEFMTPDCVKKTQAKQARESRRQRIDAHVPKVFS, from the coding sequence ATGAAAACGCAGCACTCGGAAAAGCAGTATCTCGGCACTGGCGAGGTAGCCGAAATCATCGGCATGTCAATCCAAAAGGTTCGCGCCCTTTGCGAGAGTGGCAGGCTCCCTGCCGTCAACACGTCCGCCGCGACCCGTCCGAGATGGACGATCCGCCGGTGTGACCTCGATGAGTTCATGACGCCCGATTGTGTTAAGAAAACGCAAGCCAAGCAGGCACGCGAATCACGTCGCCAGCGAATCGACGCCCACGTGCCGAAGGTGTTTTCATGA
- a CDS encoding DNA primase family protein, which yields MSTATNEKRAPGDANRKAPLNGDATKRQDHHSTDAGEDNGQFGWIQFEAFRTDVANADRFVNAYSSQVMHVPPWRKWLSWDGTRWADDCGVGTMQRAKRYAKSLWHALPAMSAQLDRSDLAKAVSFIRSTNQTAKISSFLSLAEVDERVVCPVDELNSDPTLLNCLNGTIDLTTGELRPHNPADRITQKANVAYDPAAGCPKWIQTINLIFDGDQELIRYVQRLLGYSLSGDTGEHILPIAFGAGCNGKSTIWNCVSDLLGDYASLANEELLMGEKNNHPTEKAALYQKRFVAISEPEKNSQLKEARVKELTGDRTITARRMHEDFWSFQRTHTFWISTNHLPKITGTDEGVWRRVKLIPFSVDLRKKVKPIADFDRWLVKHEGPGILSWLVRGYLDYREHGLQEPSCVTEATAGYRTDSDALAEFLRDYCVQEDGAEGRAKELFRDYSELYRGKWTSTLFGRAMAERFKKDRPKHGPNRDKTVYRGVRLKTEADKIEELTDPVKHEENSEWAQLGTLRLVDPEIPTHMPEDQPNYAQPCPTEVGSLPTPPEQYGSEVEL from the coding sequence ATGAGCACGGCCACAAACGAAAAAAGGGCCCCCGGTGATGCAAACCGGAAGGCCCCGCTGAATGGTGACGCGACGAAACGTCAGGACCATCATAGCACGGATGCCGGCGAGGACAACGGGCAATTCGGCTGGATTCAGTTTGAGGCGTTTCGCACTGACGTGGCCAATGCCGACCGATTCGTCAACGCATACTCATCACAGGTGATGCACGTGCCGCCCTGGCGGAAGTGGCTGTCGTGGGATGGCACACGGTGGGCTGACGACTGCGGAGTCGGCACAATGCAGCGGGCCAAGCGGTACGCCAAATCACTCTGGCACGCACTGCCGGCGATGTCGGCGCAACTGGACCGATCAGACCTAGCCAAAGCGGTATCATTTATTCGCTCAACCAATCAGACAGCCAAGATATCGAGCTTCCTGTCGCTGGCTGAGGTCGATGAGCGCGTCGTCTGCCCAGTCGATGAGCTGAACAGCGATCCGACGCTGCTGAATTGCCTCAACGGTACTATCGACTTGACTACAGGCGAACTGCGGCCGCATAACCCAGCGGACCGCATCACCCAGAAAGCGAACGTCGCCTACGATCCCGCTGCCGGCTGCCCCAAGTGGATTCAGACTATCAATCTGATTTTCGACGGCGACCAAGAGCTAATTCGGTACGTTCAGCGGCTGCTGGGCTACTCGCTAAGCGGCGACACGGGTGAGCACATCCTACCGATTGCGTTCGGCGCGGGCTGTAATGGGAAGTCAACGATCTGGAATTGCGTATCCGACCTACTAGGAGATTATGCCTCGCTCGCCAACGAGGAACTGCTGATGGGTGAGAAGAATAACCATCCAACCGAAAAGGCGGCGCTCTACCAAAAGCGATTCGTGGCAATCAGTGAGCCGGAGAAAAACTCTCAACTCAAGGAGGCGCGAGTTAAGGAACTGACCGGCGATCGAACTATCACCGCTCGGCGGATGCATGAGGATTTTTGGAGCTTCCAGCGGACGCATACGTTCTGGATTTCAACCAATCACTTGCCGAAGATTACTGGCACCGATGAGGGGGTTTGGCGCCGGGTGAAGTTGATCCCGTTTTCCGTCGACCTCCGCAAAAAGGTGAAGCCGATTGCCGACTTCGACCGTTGGCTCGTCAAGCACGAGGGGCCGGGGATATTGTCGTGGTTGGTTCGCGGCTATCTCGATTATCGTGAGCATGGGCTACAGGAGCCATCCTGCGTCACCGAGGCGACCGCCGGCTACCGAACTGACTCGGATGCACTGGCAGAGTTCCTGCGGGATTACTGCGTGCAAGAGGACGGCGCAGAGGGACGGGCAAAGGAATTGTTTCGGGACTACTCCGAGCTGTATCGGGGCAAATGGACCTCCACCCTATTCGGTCGAGCAATGGCTGAGCGGTTCAAAAAAGACCGACCCAAGCACGGGCCAAATCGCGACAAAACAGTCTATCGAGGCGTGCGATTGAAGACCGAGGCCGACAAAATCGAAGAACTGACTGACCCCGTAAAACACGAGGAAAATAGCGAATGGGCACAGTTGGGCACACTTCGGCTAGTCGATCCGGAAATCCCTACGCATATGCCAGAGGACCAGCCAAACTATGCCCAACCCTGCCCAACTGAAGTTGGCAGCTTGCCAACCCCTCCCGAGCAGTACGGCAGCGAGGTGGAATTATGA
- a CDS encoding protein-disulfide isomerase, giving the protein MSIDTYAICPCGSGKKIKFCKCKDSVHELDRVMTMIEGGQLVPALDRLASILEQHPDAAWALAVRGRLLMDLREYGGLTENAERFSRLQPSNPLALTQSAAAAMFSQDLGKATELMLEALTESGQNVDSFVLDVASLLSYGLAGNGILLTARIYATLAFVSEGYEGSKIAANVLQQINRDPAVNLLAKVMPEPLPRPDDVDWAERFDEATLLLANNKIALAENKLESLQRVAPLQPAVLSGLLTCALWRGDYEKQIDLLEKLSQCETLSADERARFLATSFVVGPDAAPVSVEKRSLKADVESLDETIMALSSHARFADLPPEFLQQLKGDSEIGPRAAFQLLDRDPPAADGIPSDLDQVPESIGLVTLYGRETDRAARVEVVGVSAQSEQLAREQLGLALPGLHFESEREGTLPLHYEAMIQPGGLKITDSEAFDRLQQDLFKSRAVAKLSETALPLLGDQSLKDAAGDDSKWLQRAALIRYIEGEDALIARDENLVDRLCEIGDRPVPETITPQGDDVENIPAYDLNRIDPVGVDIENLIYLIQRAQQVSAAKIGRRASRRLLEMDLSEQGELAGAKLVAYSFLMQSATNSEEAIENLEAAKAYAKKQSISTASLLLAEVPLRLRAGDGEKFQECVQTIAREHGQDPEVMGRLQQLLMQFGLIRPDGSPVQAPRGASPQADSGGLWTPGGGNAPAPAAGASGGQAPPAAAPSKLWVPGMD; this is encoded by the coding sequence ATGTCGATCGATACCTACGCAATCTGCCCGTGCGGTAGTGGTAAAAAAATCAAATTCTGCAAGTGCAAGGATTCCGTGCATGAACTCGATCGGGTGATGACCATGATCGAGGGAGGCCAGCTCGTGCCAGCCTTGGATCGGTTGGCTTCGATTCTCGAACAACATCCTGATGCAGCTTGGGCGCTGGCAGTCCGTGGACGATTGCTGATGGATTTACGAGAATACGGTGGTTTGACAGAGAATGCTGAGCGGTTTTCCCGTTTACAACCGTCCAACCCGCTCGCGTTGACGCAGAGCGCTGCGGCGGCAATGTTCAGCCAGGATCTGGGTAAAGCGACCGAGCTGATGCTGGAGGCTCTTACCGAGAGCGGCCAAAATGTGGACTCGTTCGTACTCGACGTGGCATCGCTGCTCTCCTACGGTTTAGCGGGCAATGGGATCTTATTGACGGCGCGGATTTACGCCACGTTGGCATTTGTTTCCGAGGGTTATGAAGGTTCCAAGATTGCTGCCAATGTCCTGCAGCAAATCAATCGCGACCCAGCCGTCAATCTGTTGGCGAAGGTTATGCCCGAGCCGCTGCCGCGCCCCGACGATGTCGATTGGGCTGAGCGGTTCGATGAAGCGACTCTGCTGTTGGCCAACAACAAAATTGCGCTCGCCGAGAACAAACTCGAATCGCTTCAGCGGGTTGCTCCATTGCAGCCTGCGGTGCTATCGGGACTACTGACCTGCGCCCTCTGGCGGGGTGATTACGAAAAACAGATTGATTTGCTCGAGAAACTATCGCAGTGCGAGACACTGTCGGCCGACGAACGGGCCCGCTTCCTGGCCACGTCGTTCGTGGTGGGGCCTGACGCGGCCCCGGTCTCCGTCGAGAAACGGTCGCTCAAAGCCGATGTCGAATCGCTCGACGAAACGATCATGGCACTGTCTTCCCACGCACGATTCGCTGATCTGCCGCCCGAATTCCTGCAGCAGCTTAAGGGCGACAGCGAGATCGGGCCCCGGGCAGCATTCCAATTGCTCGATCGCGATCCGCCCGCAGCGGACGGGATCCCCAGCGACCTCGACCAAGTCCCTGAATCGATTGGACTGGTCACACTGTATGGTCGCGAGACGGATCGGGCGGCGCGGGTCGAGGTCGTCGGCGTGTCCGCGCAGTCGGAACAGCTCGCTCGCGAACAGCTTGGACTCGCCCTCCCAGGACTCCATTTCGAATCGGAACGCGAGGGTACACTGCCGCTGCATTATGAGGCCATGATCCAACCGGGAGGATTGAAGATTACCGATTCCGAAGCCTTCGACCGGTTGCAACAAGACCTATTTAAGAGCCGGGCGGTCGCGAAACTCTCCGAGACAGCCCTCCCGTTGCTGGGCGATCAGTCACTCAAGGATGCCGCCGGAGACGACTCGAAGTGGCTGCAGCGGGCGGCATTGATCCGCTACATCGAAGGTGAAGATGCACTGATTGCACGCGATGAGAACTTGGTTGATCGGCTGTGCGAGATTGGTGATCGTCCGGTGCCCGAAACAATCACACCCCAAGGTGATGATGTCGAAAACATTCCCGCGTACGACTTGAACCGAATTGACCCGGTGGGAGTGGACATTGAAAACCTGATCTACTTGATCCAGCGGGCACAGCAGGTTTCTGCTGCCAAAATCGGACGGCGGGCATCGCGTCGGTTGCTGGAAATGGACTTGTCTGAACAGGGGGAACTCGCCGGTGCCAAGTTAGTCGCCTACTCGTTCCTAATGCAGTCGGCGACGAATTCCGAGGAAGCCATCGAGAACCTTGAAGCCGCCAAGGCATATGCGAAGAAGCAGTCGATTTCGACCGCGTCATTGCTGCTAGCGGAAGTTCCGCTGCGTTTACGAGCGGGAGATGGAGAGAAGTTCCAGGAGTGCGTGCAGACGATTGCCCGCGAACATGGGCAGGACCCTGAAGTGATGGGTCGTTTGCAACAACTCTTAATGCAATTTGGGTTGATTCGTCCCGATGGCTCGCCCGTTCAAGCTCCCCGCGGTGCATCGCCCCAGGCCGACAGCGGCGGGTTGTGGACGCCTGGAGGCGGTAATGCCCCTGCTCCCGCGGCGGGGGCCAGCGGTGGCCAAGCTCCGCCTGCGGCTGCACCGAGCAAGCTGTGGGTCCCAGGCATGGACTGA
- the lptE gene encoding LPS assembly lipoprotein LptE yields the protein MVAIKTIWIVLLLLAIGPATGCAPYRFGDAALFPPGIQTVHVPVVRDATVRHNLGVQLTEAVIREIELRTPYKVTADPSADTTLKCEIINEAKTVLSETNEDYPRALDAGVQVRASWTDRQGQLLFSNSIVPTDDLAILFTQNERFVPEAGQSVDTAMQQAIEDLAARIVSQMETRW from the coding sequence ATGGTTGCCATTAAAACGATCTGGATCGTACTGTTGCTACTCGCCATTGGCCCTGCCACTGGTTGCGCGCCTTACCGGTTTGGTGATGCAGCCTTATTTCCGCCTGGAATTCAGACGGTTCACGTACCGGTTGTTCGCGACGCCACGGTACGTCATAACCTGGGCGTGCAGTTGACCGAGGCGGTAATTCGCGAAATCGAATTGCGCACGCCCTATAAAGTCACTGCGGACCCCTCGGCGGATACCACGCTGAAGTGTGAGATCATCAACGAAGCGAAAACGGTGCTCAGCGAAACAAATGAGGATTATCCTCGGGCGCTCGATGCAGGCGTGCAAGTTCGCGCGTCGTGGACCGATCGACAGGGACAGTTGCTATTCAGTAATTCCATCGTCCCCACCGACGACCTAGCGATTCTGTTCACACAGAATGAACGATTTGTTCCCGAAGCCGGTCAGTCGGTCGACACCGCGATGCAGCAGGCGATCGAAGACCTCGCCGCCCGGATCGTCAGCCAAATGGAAACCCGCTGGTGA